The following nucleotide sequence is from Moorena sp. SIOASIH.
TTTACCTAGCTGCCTTCTTTTTACCAGAGGTTCATCGTAAATATGACTTTATCTGGAGTGGAGTGGGATTATTCTACGCTCTAGTCTTATGGATTTGTGCTGGACGCATTACTGGCGGCGTCTTAATCGGTCAAATTGCGGGTGTATCTTTGGTAGGCTGGTTGGGTTGGCAAACCTTGACCTTGCGACGAGCCTTGATACCGGTTGAACAACAAACCCCTATCCCAAGTCAAGCTGAATTTATCACCAAGATTCAAGAAATACTGCCACTTGAGTCATTAAAAGGGCTACTAGCTAAAATAACTGGCTTTTTTGGCAATCGTTTCGGCAAACGCCAAGACTCAGGCCGAACTCCTGCTGTACCGGCAGATACCACCATGGCGTCGCCCACCCAGGAAACTAATCCCAAAACTGCCCAACCAAGCCCTGCAGCGGATCAAGCAACTACGGTACCATCCACTACCCAAGAAGCGGTTTTAGAAACAGATGACACTAAAACCTCAGATTCCGCTGAAACGACTCCCCCTAAGACAGAAACCCCCCAACCAGTAGCAGTGGCTAAGGAAGACTCACCCCCCCCACAGCCAGAGTCAAGTCAGGAGCCAGACCAGAAACCAGAAGCGATCGCACCAGAAGCAAAAGCCCCAGAAGCAAAAGCCCCAGAAGCAAAAGCCCCAGAAGCAAAAGCCCCAGAAGCAAAAGCCCCAGAAGCAAAAGCCCCAGAAGCAAAAGCCCCACCTCCTCCTAATCCCAAGGTGAAAGAAAAGTCAAGCGCAACACAAAAGCCGCCACCAGCTCCAACTCCGAAAAAACCGATTCCTAAAAAATCCGACAATCCTTCCAAGGAAAGTTGAAGGTTGGGGAAATTGTTGCTCATAATAATAAGAGATATATATAGACATATATCCTTTGTTGACATCCTTTGTTAACATCCTTTGTAGACCGTTGATTGTTTAATATTGCTGTAATGGTGAATCTAACTACTCAGCAATACACAGTCAGCGGTCAGCAGGTTAAAGTGGGTTAGATGGATCTAATCAACTCTTAATAAACTGCTCTACTAGTAGAATTTCGGCTTTAAACTGTGACAGCATCCAAAAGCTATAAAGATACGGTCAATCTGCCCAAAACCGAGTTTAATATGCGGGCAAACGCTATCAAGCGAGAACC
It contains:
- a CDS encoding Ycf66 family protein, which gives rise to MLAYLLALVIALGSLVFYLAAFFLPEVHRKYDFIWSGVGLFYALVLWICAGRITGGVLIGQIAGVSLVGWLGWQTLTLRRALIPVEQQTPIPSQAEFITKIQEILPLESLKGLLAKITGFFGNRFGKRQDSGRTPAVPADTTMASPTQETNPKTAQPSPAADQATTVPSTTQEAVLETDDTKTSDSAETTPPKTETPQPVAVAKEDSPPPQPESSQEPDQKPEAIAPEAKAPEAKAPEAKAPEAKAPEAKAPEAKAPEAKAPPPPNPKVKEKSSATQKPPPAPTPKKPIPKKSDNPSKES